A window from Drosophila kikkawai strain 14028-0561.14 chromosome 2L, DkikHiC1v2, whole genome shotgun sequence encodes these proteins:
- the LOC121503239 gene encoding uncharacterized protein — translation MRSVIQQRGFCKSQITRAHNNALKFVDDIQSVDTIVVRLSQIQDNYLRFVRHSEELYAFQSESDWENPDDDFDAYEEKHYAAHAILSNTLEELRRDQTSNNILATVQAEDAPQRSHVDFQFERIKLPTFSGNYEDWKNLSDMFTDSIASNSSLTDFQRFRYLKSYLSGDALNLVKHIPVTNENDREAWDRLEQRNNKQSLIIRSFLNSFMTLPSATSSNLSTVRKLADGADEVIRGLRALDCEERYPWLIFILLSKLDTDTCQAWAQCADSEGKATTHHADTHPRREEPKCTSCQQNHQLFKCPQFNGLDIAARREFLKTKKLCFNCLSPSHMAGNCTSRHTCRICRRKHHTLVHPGSAQPTQNGNYLERARTDSRDRPSTSQAASTIGQNQPPGQEIHQSGSLPPAENNFTHHTLENISAAGSQTLLPTILADVVDAWGNTTTCRLLLDTGSTITLASESFVQRIGVRRTHARISVLGLAANSAGVTRGCAHIKLRSRHSDQTVELVPFILNSLTSSLPAQAIDTSSSTWKQICELPLADPSFCTPGSIDVIVGSDQLWSLYTGEQKCFANDAPIALNTVFDKMVRSFMEMDNIEPSQALLDANDPTERHFAATHTRLENGVYVVEYPFKEHAPPVDSTLPQAINSFLSLERKFRRSPDLKQQYEAFLDDYLRRGHMEQLTSAQMDESPDTCFYLPHHAVIKLDSLTTKCRVVFDGSGKDSSGMSLNDRLQIGPPIQRDLLGVCLRFRQHPYVFCADIEKMFRGIQVFKPHTNYQRIVCRKNGNEPLLHFRQLTVTYGLAPSPFLAVRVLKQLAEDHRHEFPAAAHALLHDAYVDDIPTGCNSFDELMILKNELIQLLHKAQLKLRKWSSNSWRLLKSLPEEDRCYEPIQLLNKSAADSPIKILGIQWNPGKDVMYLNIKECDPTISPTKRELLSQLSRIYDPLGLVTVLLKLIFQESCTSVLQWDDPIPETLRSRWKALVEDLPTLTQCQVPRYIASPFQDVQLHGFADASAHAYAPPRKWNTYVCNRTAEILNDFPRSCWNHLRTEDNPADCASRGLHPSKLLEHRLWWKGPSWLATPPSDWPPSTSKNPAPFLTSEELQAARCRLIRHVQQNVFAREYAQLENRRPLNAKSHLIRFSPFLDDHGIMRDGGRIDKSTINFNAKHPILIPKDSPLAGLLVRHFHVSHLHTGVDATFTNLRQQYWILGARNLVRKAVFQCKRCFLQRKGTSNQIMGELPIPRVQASRCFQHTGLDYAGPITIKESTGRTPRIGKAWFSIFVCLTTKAIHIEVVSDLTAKAFIAAFQRFIARRTKPTDLYSDNVTTFHGGKQTLDDMRRLVIEQSKDEELAGFFANEGISWHFIPPSAPHFGGMWEAGVRSIKLHMRRILGSKALTFEELATVLTQIEAILNSRPLCPNGDNSLDPLIS, via the exons ATGCGGAGTGTGATTCAACAACGGGGCTTTTGTAAAAGCCAAATCACACGGGCGCATAATAATGCCCTAAAATTTGTGGATGACATTCAATCAGTGGACACAATTGTGGTGCGCCTGTCCCAAATCCAAGACAATTATTTGCGGTTTGTGCGACATTCGGAAGAGCTGTACGCCTTCCAATCGGAGTCGGATTGGGAGAATCCGGACGACGATTTTGATGCCTATGAGGAGAAACATTACGCTGCACACGCAATTCTAAGCAACACTCTGGAGGAGTTACGGCGTGATCAAACGTCTAACAATATTTTGGCCACTGTTCAGGCAGAAGATGCGCCCCAGAGGAGCCATGTGGATTTCCAGTTTGAGCGAATCAAACTCCCAACCTTTTCCGGGAATTATGAGGACTGGAAAAATTTGTCGGATATGTTTACGGACTCGATTGCTTCCAATTCGAGCCTGACAGATTTTCAACGATTTCGTTATCTCAAATCGTACCTATCCGGAGACGCGCTCAATTTAGTCAAACATATTCCTGTGACTAATGAGAACGATCGGGAGGCATGGGATCGGCTTGAGCAGCGAAATAACAAACAATCGCTAATTATTCGATCATTCCTCAACAGTTTCATGACCCTTCCCAGTGCTACGTCTTCTAATCTCAGCACAGTGCGGAAACTGGCCGATGGCGCAGATGAAGTTATTCGTGGTTTGCGAGCCCTTGACTGCGAAGAGAGGTATCCTTGGCTAATCTTCATCCTATTGTCTAAATTGGATACCGATACCTGCCAAGCTTGGGCGCAGTGCGCAGACTCCGAGGGAAAAG CCACAACGCACCACGCAGATACGCATCCTAGACGAGAAGAACCCAAATGCACATCGTGCCAGCAAAATCATCAACTGTTCAAGTGTCCTCAGTTCAACGGACTCGACATCGCAGCTCGCCGGGAGTTTCTCAAGACGAAAAAGCTATGTTTCAATTGCCTCAGCCCAAGTCACATGGCGGGTAACTGTACATCGAGACATACTTGTCGGATTTGTCGCCGCAAGCATCACACCCTGGTACACCCTGGCTCGGCGCAGCCAACTCAAAACGGTAACTACTTGGAAAGAGCCCGTACGGACAGCCGCGATCGTCCATCAACCTCACAAGCGGCATCTACAATCGGCCAGAATCAACCGCCTGGTCAAGAGATTCATCAATCAGGGAGTTTACCTCCCGCGGAAAATAACTTCACGCATCATACGCTGGAGAATATTTCAGCTGCAGGTTCGCAGACTCTGTTGCCAACCATCCTTGCAGACGTCGTCGACGCCTGGGGAAATACTACAACCTGCAGGCTGCTCTTGGACACTGGGTCCACAATCACCTTGGCGTCGGAATCATTTGTCCAGCGAATAGGCGTACGTCGAACGCACGCCCGGATTTCTGTACTCGGTCTCGCAGCCAACAGCGCTGGCGTTACCCGAGGATGCGCACATATCAAGCTGCGCTCTCGTCATTCGGACCAAACTGTCGAACTGGTCCCGTTTATTCTCAATTCGCTGACATCATCACTTCCGGCCCAGGCTATTGACACCTCATCTTCTACGTGGAAGCAAATCTGCGAGCTTCCTTTGGCAGATCCCTCATTCTGCACGCCAGGATCCATCGATGTCATCGTTGGATCAGATCAACTCTGGTCCCTGTATACTGGAGAACAAAAATGCTTTGCTAACGACGCTCCTATCGCTCTGAATACTGTTTTTG ACAAGATGGTGCGTTCTTTCATGGAGATGGATAATATAGAGCCTAGCCAGGCTCTTTTGGACGCCAACGATCCCACAGAGCGTCATTTTGCTGCCACCCACACGCGCTTGGAGAACGGGGTTTACGTCGTCGAGTACCCCTTCAAGGAGCATGCGCCGCCTGTTGATTCAACTTTACCGCAGGCCATCAATAGCTTTCTCTCGCTGGAACGCAAATTTCGTCGATCTCCAGACTTGAAGCAGCAATACGAAGCATTTCTGGACGACTACTTGCGACGCGGTCATATGGAACAGCTGACATCGGCTCAAATGGATGAGTCCCCAGACACCTGCTTCTATCTGCCGCACCACGCTGTCATCAAACTGGACAGTTTGACTACGAAATGTCGCGTAGTTTTCGATGGATCGGGAAAGGACAGCTCTGGAATGTCTCTCAATGATCGACTTCAAATTGGCCCGCCCATTCAACGCGATCTTCTCGGCGTTTGTTTACGTTTCCGGCAGCACCCATATGTTTTCTGCGCGGATATCGAGAAGATGTTCCGAGGAATTCAAGTCTTCAAGCCGCACACCAATTATCAGCGCATTGTTTGTCGCAAGAACGGGAATGAACCACTGCTTCATTTTCGCCAGTTGACGGTCACCTACGGATTGGCGCCGTCCCCATTTCTGGCTGTTCGAGTTCTCAAGCAACTAGCTGAGGATCACCGCCACGAGTTCCCCGCTGCTGCCCACGCACTTCTACACGACGCTTATGTAGATGATATCCCAACAGGGTGCAACTCATTCGACGAGCTCATGATTCTCAAAAATGAGCTGATTCAACTGTTGCATAAGGCGCAATTAAAACTACGGAAATGGAGTTCCAACAGTTGGCGTCTTCTAAAGTCATTGCCAGAAGAGGACCGATGCTATGAGCCTATCCAGCTCCTCAACAAATCAGCTGCGGATTCACCAATCAAAATTCTTGGCATCCAATGGAATCCCGGAAAGGACGTCATGTACCTCAATATCAAGGAGTGCGATCCGACCATTTCTCCGACGAAAAGAGAACTCTTGTCGCAGCTATCGAGAATCTATGACCCGCTTGGATTGGTCACAGTTCTACTCAAGCTCATCTTCCAAGAAAGCTGTACAAGTGTTCTGCAATGGGATGACCCGATTCCTGAAACTCTACGCTCGCGCTGGAAGGCCTTGGTGGAGGATTTGCCGACACTTACGCAGTGTCAAGTACCACGATACATTGCGTCACCATTCCAAGACGTTCAACTACACGGATTCGCCGACGCATCCGCGCACGCCTATG CTCCCCCACGAAAGTGGAACACATACGTCTGCAACCGAACGGCTGAGATCCTGAACGACTTTCCTCGCAGCTGCTGGAATCATCTCCGCACAGAGGACAACCCTGCCGACTGTGCTTCTCGAGGACTTCATCCGTCCAAGCTTCTGGAGCATCGACTGTGGTGGAAGGGTCCATCATGGCTGGCCACACCGCCCTCTGATTGGCCACCGTCTACAAGCAA GAATCCGGCACCATTCCTTACATCCGAAGAGTTGCAGGCCGCACGATGCCGACTCATCCGACACGTGCAACAAAATGTCTTTGCCAGAGAATATGCGCAGCTAGAGAATCGACGCCCGCTTAATGCTAAATCGCATTTAATTCGGTTCTCCCCATTTCTGGACGATCATGGAATTATGCGAGACGGTGGAAGAATCGACAAATCTACAATCAACTTCAACGCCAAGCATCCAATCCTAATACCAAAGGATTCACCACTAGCTGGACTCCTGGTTCGACATTTTCACGTTTCACATCTACACACTGGAGTTGATGCTACGTTCACCAATCTTCGTCAGCAGTACTGGATTCTGGGTGCACGCAATCTGGTCAGAAAGGCAGTTTTCCAATGCAAACGCTGCTTTCTTCAACGCAAAGGCACCAGTAACCAGATCATGGGAGAGCTGCCAATCCCTCGAGTTCAGGCTAGTCGCTGTTTCCAACATACAGGGCTGGATTACGCTGGACCGATCACCATAAAGGAATCAACAGGACGAACTCCACGGATCGGAAAGGCATGGTTCTCTATCTTTGTCTGCCTAACTACAAAGGCAATCCATATCGAGGTCGTCAGTGATCTGACTGCAAAGGCCTTCATCGCCGCCTTTCAACGATTTATTGCCCGACGAACAAAGCCCACCGATCTGTACTCGGACAACGTAACCACATTTCATGGCGGAAAGCAAACTTTGGACGACATGCGACGGCTAGTCATCGAACAATCTAAAGATGAGGAATTGGCTGGATTCTTCGCCAACGAAGGCATTTCTTGGCACTTCATACCCCCATCTGCCCCTCATTTTGGCGGAATGTGGGAAGCCGGCGTTCGTTCCATAAAACTTCATATGCGACGGATACTTGGATCCAAGGCTCTTACGTTTGAGGAACTAGCGACTGTTTTGACCCAAATTGAAGCCATCCTCAACTCTCGCCCACTGTGCCCAAATGGGGATAATTCGTTGGACCCGCTCATTTCCTGA